A genomic stretch from Flavobacterium humidisoli includes:
- the fabG gene encoding 3-oxoacyl-[acyl-carrier-protein] reductase produces MKLLEGKVAIITGASRGIGKGIAEVFAKNGANVAFTYSSSAASAEALEAELNALGVKAKGYQSNAADFNEAQTFVDAVLADFGTVDILINNAGITKDNLLMRMSEADFDQVIDVNLKSVFNMTKAIQKTFLKQRAGSIINISSVVGVSGNAGQTNYAASKAGAIGFTKSVALELGSRNIRCNAIAPGFIETEMTAKLSEDVVKGWREGIPLKRGGTTEDVANACLFLASDMSAYITGQVLNVCGGMLT; encoded by the coding sequence ATGAAATTACTAGAAGGAAAAGTTGCAATTATTACTGGTGCAAGCCGTGGAATTGGAAAAGGAATTGCTGAAGTTTTTGCTAAAAATGGAGCAAATGTTGCTTTTACATATAGCTCATCTGCAGCATCTGCAGAAGCTTTAGAAGCAGAATTAAATGCTTTAGGAGTAAAAGCTAAAGGATACCAATCTAATGCAGCAGATTTTAACGAAGCGCAGACTTTTGTTGATGCTGTTTTAGCAGATTTTGGAACTGTTGACATCTTAATCAACAACGCTGGAATTACAAAAGACAATTTGTTAATGCGTATGTCTGAGGCAGATTTTGACCAAGTAATTGATGTGAATTTGAAATCGGTTTTTAATATGACAAAAGCGATTCAGAAAACTTTCTTGAAACAAAGAGCAGGATCTATCATTAATATTAGCTCTGTTGTTGGAGTTTCTGGAAACGCAGGTCAAACCAATTATGCAGCTTCTAAAGCGGGTGCAATCGGATTTACTAAATCTGTAGCTCTTGAGTTAGGTTCTCGTAACATTCGTTGCAATGCAATTGCTCCAGGTTTTATCGAAACAGAAATGACTGCAAAATTAAGTGAAGATGTAGTAAAAGGGTGGAGAGAAGGTATTCCGTTGAAACGCGGAGGAACTACAGAAGACGTTGCAAACGCTTGTCTTTTCTTAGCTTCAGACATGAGTGCTTACATTACAGGACAAGTTCTTAATGTTTGCGGAGGAATGCTAACATAA
- a CDS encoding LysR family transcriptional regulator codes for MDFRLKVFYTVALRLNFTKAATELYITQPAVSKHIQELEETYKTKLFERNGSKIALTPAGKILLKYTKSIFDIYREIDFEMSSFNKERQGLLRLGASTTISQYIISPVLASFHQKQKDIKVNLLNGNTEQIENALINKEIEIGIVEGQSKNQSIKYIPFLKDELVLVCSSKNPLVQQNEISVNDLKSMKFITRERGSGTLEVIEFALKKANLKLANLHIEMQLGSTESIKSYLLNSDCFAFMSIHAVSKELKNKELIVLDIEKLAIERYFYIITLQGKSDSLSELFIQNLASHYNLKL; via the coding sequence ATGGACTTTAGGCTAAAAGTATTTTACACCGTTGCGCTCCGCCTTAATTTTACTAAAGCGGCAACAGAATTGTATATTACACAGCCAGCAGTTTCCAAACACATTCAGGAACTTGAAGAAACCTACAAAACCAAACTTTTTGAACGAAACGGTTCTAAAATAGCCTTAACACCAGCTGGGAAAATTCTATTAAAATATACTAAAAGTATTTTTGATATCTACAGAGAAATTGACTTTGAAATGAGTTCTTTCAACAAAGAACGCCAAGGTTTATTACGATTAGGAGCGAGCACAACCATTTCACAATATATTATTTCACCTGTTTTGGCGAGTTTTCATCAAAAGCAAAAAGATATAAAAGTCAATTTGTTGAATGGGAATACAGAACAAATCGAAAATGCCTTAATTAATAAAGAAATCGAAATCGGAATTGTTGAAGGGCAATCTAAAAATCAATCCATAAAATACATTCCGTTTCTTAAGGACGAGTTGGTCTTAGTCTGCAGCAGTAAAAATCCGTTGGTGCAACAAAATGAAATTTCAGTAAACGATTTAAAATCAATGAAATTCATTACAAGAGAACGTGGATCTGGAACACTTGAAGTTATAGAATTTGCATTGAAAAAAGCAAACTTAAAACTAGCAAATCTACATATTGAAATGCAGTTGGGAAGCACAGAAAGTATAAAATCGTACTTATTAAATTCAGATTGTTTTGCTTTTATGTCAATTCATGCCGTTAGCAAAGAATTGAAAAATAAGGAATTAATTGTTTTGGATATCGAAAAATTAGCAATAGAACGATATTTTTACATTATAACTTTACAGGGGAAATCGGATTCGTTATCAGAATTGTTTATTCAAAATTTAGCCTCTCATTATAACTTGAAGTTATAG
- a CDS encoding YeiH family protein, which translates to MKTKEQTTAQLFEINQPLQQVLFLAVILLCLFSIISPPVALLLGVLIVNLFGNPFVEFNHKAITFLLQFSVVGLGFGMNANSAVSAGKEGFVLTVFSIFSTLFFGLLLGKWLKTEKKTSHLISCGTAICGGSAIAAISPVIKSNENQTSIALGVIFILNSIALFVFPFIGHQLDLSQKDFGLWCAIAIHDTSSVVGAANKYGSEALQVATTVKLARALWIIPISILTAFFFKNKNSKIKIPYFIGLFVIAMLVNTYIPATSIFTSHLVGIAKIGLTITLFLIGATLNFSTLKAVGVKPLLQGVFLWVFIAVLALISILYLG; encoded by the coding sequence TTGAAAACAAAAGAACAAACAACAGCACAATTATTTGAAATTAATCAGCCATTACAGCAAGTCCTTTTTCTTGCCGTAATTCTTTTATGTTTATTTTCGATTATTTCTCCGCCGGTTGCACTTTTATTAGGCGTTTTAATTGTGAATCTTTTCGGAAATCCATTTGTCGAATTCAACCACAAAGCGATCACATTTTTATTGCAATTCTCAGTAGTCGGTTTAGGATTTGGAATGAATGCCAATAGTGCAGTTTCAGCGGGAAAAGAAGGATTTGTTCTAACTGTCTTTTCAATCTTTAGCACTTTATTTTTTGGATTATTGTTGGGAAAATGGCTTAAAACAGAGAAAAAAACTTCTCATTTGATTTCTTGCGGAACAGCAATCTGCGGAGGAAGTGCGATCGCTGCTATTTCGCCAGTTATCAAATCAAACGAAAATCAGACTTCAATTGCTTTGGGAGTTATTTTTATACTAAATTCAATTGCTTTATTCGTTTTTCCTTTTATTGGCCATCAATTAGATTTGTCACAAAAAGATTTCGGTCTTTGGTGTGCTATTGCCATTCATGACACTAGTTCTGTAGTGGGTGCGGCAAATAAATATGGTTCAGAAGCACTTCAAGTTGCTACAACAGTTAAATTAGCCAGAGCTTTATGGATTATTCCAATTTCTATCTTGACTGCTTTTTTCTTCAAGAATAAAAATTCAAAAATCAAGATTCCTTATTTTATTGGGTTGTTTGTAATCGCTATGTTGGTCAATACTTACATTCCGGCAACAAGCATTTTTACCTCACATCTTGTTGGTATTGCAAAAATAGGTTTGACTATTACTTTGTTCTTAATTGGTGCGACTTTAAACTTTTCAACGCTAAAAGCTGTAGGGGTAAAGCCATTGCTTCAAGGTGTGTTTCTATGGGTTTTTATCGCTGTTTTAGCTTTAATATCAATACTTTATTTAGGGTAA
- a CDS encoding zinc dependent phospholipase C family protein, protein MKKIQMRPKLIAFGALIIGFITLSWGNVGHERINKAAVMALPKQLQIFFYNHIDFITQEASVPDIRKYALNYKEEGQRHYFDMENFGPAETYPKTLEEAKQKYDAKFLSDNGILPWYMEEMMAKLTKAFKEKNKAEILFLAADLGHYVGDAHMPLHTSANHDGQLTDQKGIHSLWESRLPELFVKNYKLNVPEAQYYPDVHKAIWDLINDTHSLAQPLLDIDKKLRVATPQDKVFKMDTEGNVLKTKYNTAVFSEDYAKKLHEQLNGMVESQMKKAIAATASFWYTAWINAGKPDLSDLDAPAVTQRNYQFLQDDLKMFQKGDLFGMKNQND, encoded by the coding sequence ATGAAAAAAATCCAAATGAGACCAAAATTAATCGCTTTCGGTGCATTAATTATTGGCTTTATTACTCTATCATGGGGAAATGTAGGCCATGAGCGTATTAACAAAGCTGCTGTAATGGCTTTACCAAAACAATTACAGATATTTTTCTACAATCACATTGATTTTATTACACAAGAAGCTTCGGTTCCAGATATCCGTAAGTATGCTTTAAATTATAAAGAAGAAGGTCAAAGACACTATTTTGATATGGAAAACTTTGGCCCTGCTGAAACTTATCCAAAAACATTAGAAGAAGCTAAACAAAAATACGATGCTAAATTCTTATCGGATAACGGAATCTTGCCATGGTATATGGAAGAAATGATGGCAAAACTGACTAAAGCTTTTAAAGAAAAAAACAAAGCTGAAATCTTATTCCTAGCGGCAGATTTAGGTCATTACGTTGGTGATGCGCACATGCCATTACATACATCTGCAAATCACGACGGACAATTGACAGACCAAAAAGGAATTCATTCACTTTGGGAAAGCAGATTACCAGAGTTATTTGTTAAAAATTACAAATTAAATGTTCCTGAGGCACAATATTATCCAGATGTTCACAAAGCAATTTGGGATTTGATCAACGATACTCACAGTTTAGCACAGCCTCTATTGGATATCGATAAAAAACTGAGAGTCGCAACTCCGCAAGACAAAGTGTTTAAAATGGATACCGAAGGAAATGTGTTGAAAACGAAATACAATACAGCTGTTTTCTCTGAAGACTATGCCAAAAAACTACACGAACAATTGAACGGAATGGTTGAAAGCCAAATGAAAAAAGCTATTGCAGCAACTGCAAGTTTTTGGTATACGGCTTGGATAAATGCTGGAAAACCAGATTTGAGCGATTTAGATGCACCAGCCGTAACTCAAAGAAACTATCAATTTTTACAAGATGATTTGAAAATGTTCCAAAAAGGAGATTTGTTTGGAATGAAAAATCAAAACGATTAA
- a CDS encoding LTA synthase family protein, producing MNFSKKLSPFYNLGLLYFIVSFILRIVLLFHPITQSSFSFSEGLKIFSLGLVSDFFVFSIALAFLWLYLIFISNSKYNKPYGYIILATFLALVLYIASGKSIFDEYGGALPRIVLIFVSIKTLLFALFLFLPKHRDKLRFWLFAFVIFLYVLLILQNAISEFFFWNEFGVKYNFIAVNYLIYTNEVIGNIMQSYPVVPIFSALFIITGIITFFIIKKSRNYIDEIPSFNEKLKITAIYAVLFVFSLLAIPSLAKTENSKNIFVNELQSNGIYKFYLAFQNNKLDYFKFYKTIPNEKAFAILKQEIPTISGKNTLHEIKEDSLEQRKNVVLITIESLSADFMKMYGNEQNITPFLDSLAQKSLLFTNVYAAGNRTVRGLEAVTLCLPPTAGESVVKREDNKNKFSTGSVFLQKGYNVKFMYGGDAFFDNMQDFYTGNGYQIIDKSSFSENEITFSNVWGVCDEDMYNKAIKIMNAEAKENKPFFNHIMTVSNHRPFTYPNNKIDIPGNIKSRDGGVKYTDYALSQFFKQAQNQPWFKNTVFVIVADHCASSAGKTELPLDKYRIPALIYTPDMKPEKYTKLMSQIDVMPTLFGLLNFDYQSKFFGCDVFKPDYQPRAFIATYQDLGLIKDNVLTILSPKQQIKQFQLKLNPTPNVAPEFQIHYDEIPLKSGNQNLLDQTISYYQSASYVLKEKEYQRKDLAVKNTKLYANEIVKHK from the coding sequence ATGAATTTTTCCAAAAAACTTTCGCCTTTTTACAATCTTGGCTTACTTTATTTTATTGTAAGTTTCATACTTAGAATAGTATTGCTTTTTCATCCGATCACTCAAAGCTCATTTTCCTTTTCTGAGGGCTTAAAAATCTTCTCATTGGGCTTAGTATCAGACTTTTTTGTTTTTTCTATAGCTCTGGCTTTCTTGTGGTTGTATCTTATTTTTATTTCAAATTCAAAATATAATAAACCGTACGGATATATTATACTGGCCACTTTTTTAGCACTTGTACTATATATTGCTTCCGGAAAAAGTATTTTTGATGAATATGGTGGCGCTTTGCCTAGAATCGTTTTGATTTTCGTTTCGATAAAAACACTTCTTTTTGCGCTTTTTCTTTTCTTACCAAAACACAGAGATAAGCTTAGATTTTGGCTTTTTGCTTTTGTAATTTTTCTTTACGTTTTATTGATTTTACAAAATGCAATTAGTGAATTTTTCTTCTGGAATGAGTTTGGTGTAAAATACAATTTCATCGCTGTCAATTATTTGATTTACACCAACGAAGTAATTGGAAATATTATGCAGTCTTATCCTGTAGTTCCTATTTTTTCTGCATTATTTATTATCACTGGAATTATTACGTTTTTCATCATAAAAAAATCAAGAAACTATATTGACGAAATTCCGAGTTTCAATGAGAAATTAAAAATTACAGCTATTTATGCCGTTTTATTTGTTTTTTCCTTATTGGCGATTCCTAGTTTGGCTAAAACGGAAAATTCTAAAAATATTTTCGTTAACGAATTGCAATCGAATGGCATTTATAAGTTCTATTTGGCTTTTCAGAACAACAAATTAGATTATTTTAAATTCTACAAAACAATTCCAAACGAAAAAGCCTTTGCAATATTAAAACAAGAAATCCCTACTATTTCAGGGAAAAACACTTTGCATGAAATAAAAGAAGATTCGCTTGAACAACGTAAAAATGTAGTGTTAATTACGATTGAAAGCTTAAGTGCTGATTTCATGAAAATGTACGGAAACGAACAAAATATTACACCATTTTTAGACAGTCTTGCTCAAAAAAGCTTGCTCTTTACAAATGTATATGCGGCCGGAAACAGAACTGTACGCGGTCTAGAAGCCGTAACTCTATGTCTTCCTCCAACAGCTGGAGAAAGTGTTGTAAAAAGAGAGGATAACAAAAATAAATTTTCAACTGGATCTGTTTTTCTTCAAAAAGGTTACAATGTAAAATTCATGTACGGAGGAGATGCCTTTTTTGATAATATGCAGGATTTCTATACTGGAAATGGTTACCAAATTATTGATAAATCGAGCTTCTCAGAAAACGAAATCACTTTTTCTAATGTATGGGGAGTTTGTGATGAAGACATGTACAACAAAGCAATCAAAATCATGAATGCTGAAGCTAAGGAAAACAAACCTTTCTTCAATCATATTATGACTGTAAGCAATCACAGGCCTTTTACCTATCCTAATAATAAAATTGATATTCCCGGAAATATTAAATCTCGTGATGGCGGTGTAAAATATACCGATTATGCTTTAAGTCAATTCTTTAAGCAAGCTCAAAACCAACCATGGTTTAAAAATACGGTTTTTGTAATTGTAGCCGATCACTGTGCTTCGAGCGCAGGAAAAACAGAACTTCCGTTAGATAAATACAGAATTCCAGCTTTAATATACACCCCAGATATGAAGCCTGAAAAATACACGAAATTGATGTCTCAAATAGATGTTATGCCAACATTATTTGGTCTTTTAAATTTTGATTATCAAAGCAAATTCTTTGGATGTGATGTTTTCAAACCAGACTATCAGCCAAGAGCTTTTATTGCTACCTATCAGGATTTAGGATTAATAAAAGATAATGTTTTGACTATTTTATCTCCAAAACAACAGATAAAACAGTTTCAATTAAAACTAAATCCGACGCCGAATGTTGCACCTGAGTTTCAAATTCATTACGACGAAATCCCCTTGAAATCCGGAAATCAAAATTTACTCGATCAGACCATTTCGTATTATCAATCCGCTTCATACGTATTAAAAGAAAAAGAATATCAACGTAAAGATTTGGCCGTAAAAAACACTAAACTTTATGCCAATGAGATTGTGAAACATAAATAA
- a CDS encoding response regulator transcription factor — protein MHILIVEDEVGIVQFLKQGLQEEGYQITTAADGSKGFELVQEQKFDLILLDWMLPKINGLDLCKAIRVKDQTTPIIFLTAKDTVQETIEGLKAGANDYIKKPFSFEELVERIKVHFRSKKQTETLTLGNITMDLSRHIVLKGDEEISLTQREFELLAYLIQHKGKVCTRNQILRDVWEINFEYDTGVIDVFMNAIRKKLNLKIEEDYIKTIRGIGYIAND, from the coding sequence ATGCATATTTTAATAGTGGAAGACGAAGTAGGAATTGTCCAATTTCTAAAGCAAGGTTTACAAGAAGAAGGTTATCAAATTACAACCGCAGCCGATGGTTCTAAAGGCTTTGAATTGGTTCAGGAACAAAAGTTTGATTTAATTCTTTTAGATTGGATGCTGCCAAAAATCAACGGTCTTGATCTCTGCAAGGCCATTCGAGTTAAAGATCAGACAACGCCAATCATTTTTTTGACTGCAAAAGATACTGTTCAGGAAACGATAGAAGGGTTAAAAGCTGGAGCAAACGACTACATTAAAAAACCTTTCAGTTTTGAGGAATTGGTAGAACGAATTAAAGTTCACTTTAGAAGTAAAAAGCAGACTGAAACCTTAACACTCGGAAACATTACGATGGATTTATCGAGACATATCGTTTTAAAAGGAGATGAAGAAATCTCGCTAACCCAGCGTGAGTTTGAACTATTGGCCTATTTAATACAGCATAAAGGAAAGGTTTGTACAAGAAATCAGATTTTGAGAGACGTTTGGGAAATCAACTTTGAATACGACACGGGTGTTATTGATGTTTTTATGAATGCAATTCGAAAAAAACTCAATCTTAAAATTGAAGAAGATTATATAAAAACCATCCGAGGCATTGGATATATCGCCAATGATTAA
- a CDS encoding HAMP domain-containing sensor histidine kinase — translation MTSLSFRNRIALNYIVGTGLLVLAVFSAIYFIVRLTVYNHIDENLNIEVQDHFKELRIEKGAVIFMDAEEWEEREHNSVDVNPIFVQFLDLNKKIIEKSPNLKNEKLVFHGKKEEFHPFDTKLLGNKIRQIQVPLHVQSKKVGYLIIAMSLSDSSKVLDNLMDTLLITFPIILFILFFLARFYAGRSIKPINNIIQTSKIITKDNLKARIPLPKTRDELFTLSKTINNLLNRIEDAIEREKQFTSDASHELRTPLTVIKGTLEVLVRKPRDSKEYEEKINYCINEVDHLNSLVDQLLMMARFENQKQNILKENVYLNAVILDVLTLNTEKIKSGKINVILDAQEEFYIYSDNYLVVTILRNIISNAVKYSKPNSEIKISLSRENHKISCIISDQGIGIAKKDLESILNPFFRSDSLNHSEIKGTGLGLFIVKRMTDLLQIKFKIESEIGKGTKVLLVFEEYDNSLK, via the coding sequence ATGACTTCATTATCCTTTAGAAATAGAATTGCATTAAATTATATTGTAGGAACAGGATTGTTGGTTCTTGCGGTCTTTTCAGCCATTTATTTTATTGTAAGACTCACCGTTTACAATCATATCGACGAGAATTTAAATATAGAAGTTCAGGACCATTTTAAAGAACTAAGAATAGAAAAAGGCGCTGTAATTTTTATGGATGCCGAAGAATGGGAGGAAAGAGAACATAATTCAGTAGATGTAAACCCTATTTTTGTTCAGTTTTTGGATTTGAACAAGAAAATTATCGAAAAATCGCCTAATTTAAAAAATGAAAAACTCGTTTTTCATGGTAAGAAAGAGGAATTTCATCCTTTTGATACGAAATTATTAGGAAATAAAATTCGCCAGATACAAGTTCCTCTTCATGTACAATCTAAAAAAGTTGGTTATTTGATTATTGCAATGTCGCTTTCTGATTCTTCAAAAGTTTTGGATAATCTAATGGACACTTTATTGATTACTTTTCCAATCATCCTTTTTATTTTATTTTTTCTAGCTAGATTTTATGCTGGTCGAAGTATTAAGCCAATAAATAATATTATTCAAACTTCGAAAATTATTACTAAAGACAATCTGAAAGCAAGAATTCCGTTGCCAAAAACTAGGGATGAATTGTTTACACTTTCGAAAACAATTAATAATTTATTGAATCGAATTGAAGATGCAATTGAACGTGAAAAACAATTCACATCTGATGCTTCACATGAATTAAGAACGCCCTTAACCGTAATTAAAGGAACACTTGAAGTGCTTGTCCGTAAACCTCGCGACAGCAAGGAATACGAAGAAAAGATTAATTACTGTATTAATGAAGTTGACCATCTAAATTCTCTTGTTGATCAGTTGCTTATGATGGCTCGTTTTGAGAATCAAAAACAGAACATTCTAAAAGAAAATGTTTATTTGAATGCAGTAATTTTAGATGTACTCACATTAAATACAGAGAAGATAAAGTCTGGAAAAATAAATGTGATTTTGGATGCTCAAGAAGAATTTTATATTTATTCTGATAATTATTTAGTGGTAACTATTCTTCGAAATATTATTTCAAATGCTGTAAAATATTCCAAACCGAATAGTGAAATTAAAATTTCATTGTCAAGAGAAAATCATAAAATTTCGTGCATTATTTCAGATCAAGGAATTGGAATTGCGAAGAAAGATTTAGAATCTATTTTGAATCCTTTTTTTAGATCAGATTCCTTAAATCACTCCGAAATAAAAGGAACAGGGCTTGGTTTGTTTATAGTAAAACGAATGACAGATCTGCTCCAGATTAAATTTAAAATCGAAAGCGAAATCGGGAAAGGAACCAAGGTATTGTTGGTTTTTGAAGAATATGATAATTCGTTAAAGTAA